A stretch of the Danio rerio strain Tuebingen ecotype United States chromosome 18, GRCz12tu, whole genome shotgun sequence genome encodes the following:
- the cyp1a gene encoding cytochrome P450 1A1 — protein sequence MALTILPILGPISVSESLVAIITICLVYLLMRLNRTKIPDGLQKLPGPKPLPIIGNVLEIGNNPHLSLTAMSKCYGPVFQIQIGMRPVVVLSGNDVIRQALLKQGEEFSGRPELYSTKFISDGKSLAFSTDQVGVWRARRKLALNALRTFSTVQGKSPKYSCALEEHISNEGLYLVQRLHSVMKADGSFDPFRHIVVSVANVICGICFGRRHSHDDDELVRLVNMSDEFGKIVGSGNPADFIPFLRILPSTTMKKFLDINERFSKFMKRLVMEHYDTFDKDNIRDITDSLINHCEDRKLDENSNLQVSDEKIVGIVNDLFGAGFDTISTALSWAVVYLVHYPEVQERLQRELDEKIGKDRTPLLSDRANLPLLESFILEIFRHSSFLPFTIPHCTSKDTSLNGYFIPKDTCVFVNQWQVNHDPELWKDPSSFIPDRFLTADGTELNKLEGEKVLVFGLGKRRCIGESIGRAEVFLFLAILLQRLKFTGMPGEMLDMTPEYGLTMKHKRCLLRVTPQPGF from the exons ATGGCTCTGACTATTCTTCCAATATTGGGTCCGATTTCTGTGTCTGAGAGTCTCGTGGCCATTATAACAATATGTTTGGTGTATCTGCTCATGCGCCTAAACCGCACGAAAATCCCAGACGGGCTACAGAAGCTTCCCGGCCCGAAGCCTCTGCCGATTATCGGAAATGTCCTGGAAATCGGAAACAACCCACATTTGAGTCTGACGGCCATGAGTAAGTGCTATGGCCCGGTTTTCCAGATCCAGATCGGCATGCGTCCTGTCGTCGTACTCAGTGGGAATGATGTGATCCGACAGGCGCTCCTAAAACAGGGCGAAGAGTTTTCCGGACGTCCAGAATTGTACAGCACCAAGTTCATCAGTGATGGAAAGAGTCTGGCGTTCAGTACGGATCAAGTCGGAGTCTGGAGAGCACGCCGAAAGCTGGCGCTCAATGCCCTGCGAACATTTTCAACAGTGCAGGGAAAGAGTCCCAAATATTCCTGCGCCCTAGAGGAGCACATCAGTAATGAGGGTTTATATTTGGTCCAGAGGCTGCACTCTGTTATGAAAGCCGATGGAAGCTTTGATCCATTCAGACATATCGTAGTATCCGTGGCTAACGTAATCTGCGGGATCTGTTTCGGACGCCGGCATagtcatgatgatgatgaactgGTGCGACTGGTTAATATGAGCGATGAGTTCGGGAAGATCGTGGGCAGCGGAAACCCTGCCGATTTCATCCCTTTCCTGCGCATTCTGCCGAGCACGACGATGAAGAAGTTCCTGGATATCAACGAACGCTTCAGTAAATTCATGAAGAGGCTGGTGATGGAGCATTACGATACGTTCGATAAG GACAACATCAGAGACATCACCGACTCTCTTATCAACCACTGCGAAGACCGAAAACTGGACGAAAACTCCAACCTGCAAGTGTCCGATGAGAAGATCGTAGGAATCGTCAATGACCTATTCGGAGCCG GTTTCGACACTATCAGTACGGCTCTGTCCTGGGCGGTTGTCTATCTAGTGCACTACCCAGAGGTCCAGGAGCGACTGCAAAGAGAATTGG ATGAAAAGATCGGGAAGGATCGCACACCACTGTTATCTGACAGGGCGAACCTGCCGCTTCTGGAGTCCTTCATTCTGGAGATCTTCCGTCATTCATCCTTCCTTCCCTTCACCATTCCTCACTG CACATCCAAAGACACGTCACTCAATGGCTATTTTATTCCCAAAGACACCTGCGTGTTTGTAAACCAGTGGCAAGTCAACCATGACCC AGAACTGTGGAAGGATCCCTCGTCTTTTATTCCCGACCGGTTCCTCACTGCGGACGGTACTGAACTGAATAAGTTGGAAGGCGAGAAGGTGTTGGTTTTCGGTTTGGGAAAGCGCCGCTGCATTGGAGAGTCCATCGGACGCGCTGAAGTCTTCCTGTTCCTGGCCATCCTGCTGCAAAGGTTAAAGTTCACCGGGATGCCAGGAGAAATGCTGGATATGACCCCAGAGTACGGGTTGACCATGAAACACAAGCGGTGTCTTCTTCGGGTCACACCACAGCCTGGGTTCTAG